The proteins below come from a single uncultured Dethiosulfovibrio sp. genomic window:
- a CDS encoding FAD-dependent oxidoreductase encodes MAKKREDYDVVIIGAGSAGLTAGIYCGRARLSTLIIEQGLVGGLITSTQDLENYPGFPDGVGGEELMNLFYKQAKRFGCKFKLTDVKEVDLAGDDKVVHTFRNEYHARAVIIATGVKPKPIGCEGEAELIGKGVSFCSTCDANNCIGKDVYVVGGGDSAVEEAMYLTKFANKVTLIHRRDQLRAAKSIQEKAVECECLNFMWDTVIKSMTGTECVTSMVVENVKTKECTTILPGEGTNDFIVFPYVGLTPKTQIFQGQVDMENGFIKANESLETSCPGVFVAGDVRVKTLRQVITAAADGAIAAVEAENYILSR; translated from the coding sequence ATGGCAAAGAAACGGGAGGACTACGACGTCGTTATCATCGGTGCTGGGTCCGCTGGACTGACCGCGGGGATATACTGCGGCAGGGCCAGGCTTAGCACCTTGATCATAGAGCAGGGACTGGTGGGAGGTCTCATAACCTCCACTCAGGACCTCGAGAACTACCCTGGTTTTCCCGACGGGGTGGGGGGAGAGGAGCTGATGAACCTCTTCTACAAGCAGGCCAAGAGGTTTGGATGCAAGTTCAAGCTCACCGACGTCAAGGAGGTCGACCTCGCTGGGGATGATAAGGTGGTCCATACCTTCCGCAACGAGTATCACGCCAGGGCCGTCATCATAGCAACGGGAGTTAAGCCTAAGCCGATTGGCTGTGAGGGAGAGGCGGAGCTCATAGGCAAGGGAGTATCCTTCTGCTCGACCTGCGACGCCAACAACTGTATCGGCAAGGACGTGTACGTTGTAGGTGGAGGAGATTCGGCAGTCGAGGAGGCCATGTACCTCACCAAATTCGCCAACAAGGTGACCCTTATCCATCGCAGGGACCAGCTCAGGGCGGCCAAGTCCATACAGGAGAAGGCCGTAGAGTGTGAGTGTCTGAATTTCATGTGGGATACCGTTATTAAATCCATGACAGGAACCGAGTGCGTCACCTCTATGGTGGTGGAGAACGTCAAGACCAAAGAGTGTACCACCATCCTTCCTGGAGAGGGTACGAACGACTTTATCGTCTTCCCCTACGTGGGCTTGACCCCTAAGACCCAGATATTTCAGGGACAGGTCGATATGGAGAATGGCTTCATAAAGGCCAACGAGAGCCTTGAGACCTCCTGCCCCGGTGTGTTCGTCGCGGGAGACGTGAGGGTGAAGACCCTCAGACAGGTCATAACCGCCGCTGCGGACGGGGCTATCGCCGCGGTGGAGGCGGAAAACTACATACTCAGCAGATAG
- a CDS encoding CD3072 family TudS-related putative desulfidase: MARGNRYVLLSHCLLNVNAKVLGYGSYSGAMKSLVLPIIEEGIGIFQLPCAEATFGGLKRWGMTMEQYDTPAYRRHCRWLLEPVMDQVQDDIANDVSVLGVIGIDGSPSCGVHQTCYGYCGGTIGSGDWVDRSTKSVRLDRGQGVFMRILSEMMAERGLSIPMTSIFEGEPSRVSWEEIKKELQG, encoded by the coding sequence ATGGCTAGAGGTAATCGCTACGTGCTGCTGTCCCACTGTCTGCTGAACGTCAACGCCAAGGTCTTGGGCTACGGCTCATACTCAGGGGCGATGAAATCGCTGGTGCTCCCGATAATCGAGGAAGGAATCGGCATATTTCAGCTTCCCTGCGCCGAGGCCACCTTCGGGGGCCTTAAAAGATGGGGCATGACGATGGAACAATACGACACCCCCGCCTACCGTCGCCACTGTCGTTGGCTTCTGGAGCCGGTTATGGACCAGGTCCAGGACGACATAGCCAACGACGTCTCGGTCCTAGGGGTGATAGGGATAGACGGAAGCCCGAGCTGCGGAGTCCACCAAACCTGTTACGGCTACTGTGGAGGGACCATCGGATCGGGAGACTGGGTGGACAGAAGCACAAAATCGGTCAGGCTGGACCGTGGGCAGGGAGTGTTCATGAGGATACTCTCAGAGATGATGGCCGAGCGGGGATTATCCATACCTATGACGTCCATCTTCGAAGGAGAGCCCTCCAGGGTCTCCTGGGAGGAGATCAAAAAAGAACTTCAGGGATAA
- a CDS encoding ABC transporter ATP-binding protein — protein sequence MYLELRGLNKSFQDSRAVKDLSLTVEQGEMISLLGPSGCGKTTTLKMIGGFCLPDSGKIVLEGEDITSMAPEERPTATVFQSYALFPHMSVMENVTYGLKFKGVGKGERLSMGMDILEKVGLPGSKNKGIHQLSGGEQQRVALARSLVIQPKVLLLDEPLSNLDAKLRIKMRIEIRRIQRELGITAVYVTHDQEEAMALSDRIAVMEKGSIVQIGTPQEVYGEPSTPFVADFIGRSNVIPSPEGYISVHPEDVVISDEKGDMEGIITDRQYKGAMTTYFIKVGELELEADLLSRSTQGWESGSRVKVSFIGPHI from the coding sequence ATGTATCTTGAATTAAGAGGGCTCAACAAGAGCTTCCAGGACTCCAGAGCGGTCAAGGACCTCTCCCTGACGGTGGAACAGGGCGAGATGATCTCCCTTTTGGGGCCCAGCGGATGCGGCAAGACCACCACACTGAAGATGATAGGGGGCTTCTGCCTTCCCGATTCAGGAAAAATAGTCCTGGAGGGAGAGGACATAACCTCCATGGCCCCGGAGGAACGGCCCACCGCCACGGTGTTTCAGAGCTACGCCCTGTTTCCCCACATGTCGGTGATGGAAAACGTCACCTACGGCCTTAAGTTTAAAGGTGTAGGCAAAGGTGAAAGGCTCTCTATGGGCATGGATATCCTCGAAAAGGTTGGCCTTCCGGGATCGAAAAACAAGGGAATCCATCAGCTTAGCGGAGGGGAACAGCAGAGAGTGGCACTGGCCAGATCCCTGGTGATCCAGCCCAAGGTGCTTCTACTGGACGAACCACTCAGCAACCTGGACGCAAAGCTTCGAATAAAGATGAGAATCGAGATCCGAAGGATACAGAGGGAGCTAGGCATAACCGCCGTCTACGTCACCCACGATCAGGAGGAAGCCATGGCACTTTCGGACAGGATCGCCGTCATGGAGAAAGGGTCCATCGTCCAGATCGGCACCCCTCAGGAGGTCTACGGCGAGCCTTCGACCCCTTTCGTGGCCGACTTTATCGGCAGGAGCAATGTAATCCCCTCACCGGAGGGCTACATATCGGTCCACCCGGAGGACGTGGTGATCTCCGATGAAAAAGGGGATATGGAGGGAATAATCACCGACCGTCAGTACAAAGGTGCCATGACAACCTACTTTATAAAAGTCGGCGAGCTGGAGCTTGAGGCTGACCTTCTCAGTAGGTCCACCCAGGGTTGGGAAAGTGGAAGCAGGGTAAAAGTGTCCTTTATCGGGCCCCATATCTAG
- a CDS encoding iron ABC transporter permease — protein sequence MRSWTDGKRTAVTKRNSRSGLGASIDAPFFLYTALALGVFVFILWPTLVMLKESVYIDGSLSLGHYRSLLLGNRTLLKNSLFVGGWTTLFSLIIGLSCALYVTHTDLWGKKAILAVLLMTLISPPFVSSLSYIMLFGRRGLITWKLLGIQWNPYGPQGIIAMEAVGFASIAAFLIMAVLRGIDRSLERASLDLGGSRWETLIGITLPLAWPGIMTAGLIVFIKSLSDFGTPMFIGGNFNVLATQAYMTAVGSYDLPKAAAISTVLLIPALAVFMVYRRVMGKNASLFSSKIASDEGAALPGGVQAIIFTVVWAFVALEVAKYGAILVGAFVKTWGVNFTFTLKHMEALQAAKMGSLLRSLKYASIAAFSAAFMGILLARFLGRAKGLFARTVDFTADLPFILPGPFFGIAYLLAFNWMPEPLLATGFLLVTNCVYRQLSIGIKSGVSVLGQINPELEDAVRDQGGGWISVLKDVVAPKMVPAFLVSFVNTFTFTMTTIGGIIFLITPYTKVLTAEMFDAIQTGDIGASSAMASVIIGVTMVINVFFSWTLLKKGKARGSEGSELNVS from the coding sequence GCCCTGGCCCTGGGAGTTTTCGTCTTCATACTGTGGCCCACCTTGGTCATGCTAAAAGAGAGCGTCTATATAGACGGATCCCTGAGTTTGGGGCACTACCGCTCACTGCTACTGGGAAACAGGACGTTGCTTAAAAACAGCCTGTTTGTGGGAGGGTGGACCACACTATTCTCACTGATAATAGGGCTATCCTGCGCCCTCTACGTGACCCACACCGATCTTTGGGGCAAGAAAGCGATCCTCGCCGTGCTGCTTATGACCCTCATATCTCCCCCCTTCGTCTCCTCCCTTTCCTACATAATGCTCTTCGGACGACGAGGGCTTATAACCTGGAAGCTACTTGGGATCCAGTGGAACCCATACGGTCCCCAGGGAATCATAGCCATGGAGGCGGTTGGATTTGCGTCCATAGCGGCATTTCTCATAATGGCCGTCCTGAGGGGGATAGACAGGAGCCTGGAGAGGGCCTCACTGGACCTAGGGGGGAGCCGATGGGAAACCCTTATTGGTATAACTCTTCCTCTCGCCTGGCCGGGGATAATGACCGCAGGGCTGATAGTGTTCATAAAGTCCCTTTCGGACTTCGGCACGCCTATGTTCATAGGAGGCAACTTCAACGTCCTGGCCACCCAGGCCTATATGACTGCGGTGGGATCCTACGATCTGCCGAAAGCAGCGGCGATCTCCACGGTGCTACTCATACCGGCTCTGGCGGTCTTTATGGTCTACCGCAGGGTCATGGGGAAAAACGCCTCCCTATTCTCCTCCAAAATCGCCAGCGACGAAGGAGCGGCCCTTCCTGGGGGAGTTCAGGCCATAATATTCACGGTAGTATGGGCCTTCGTGGCCTTGGAGGTCGCCAAGTACGGCGCTATCCTGGTCGGGGCGTTCGTGAAAACCTGGGGGGTTAACTTCACCTTTACGCTTAAACACATGGAGGCCCTACAGGCCGCAAAAATGGGAAGCCTGTTGAGGAGCCTTAAATACGCATCCATAGCGGCATTTTCGGCGGCCTTTATGGGAATCCTCCTTGCAAGGTTTCTGGGACGGGCAAAAGGGCTATTCGCCAGGACGGTGGACTTCACCGCCGATCTTCCCTTTATACTGCCGGGACCCTTTTTCGGCATAGCCTACCTCCTAGCCTTCAACTGGATGCCCGAACCTCTTCTGGCTACAGGTTTCCTGTTGGTAACAAACTGCGTCTATCGCCAACTATCCATAGGGATAAAAAGCGGCGTATCGGTGCTGGGACAGATAAACCCCGAGCTGGAGGACGCTGTAAGGGACCAAGGAGGAGGCTGGATATCGGTTCTCAAGGATGTGGTAGCCCCTAAGATGGTTCCGGCCTTTCTGGTCAGCTTCGTAAACACCTTCACCTTCACCATGACTACCATAGGGGGGATTATCTTTCTCATAACCCCTTACACGAAGGTACTGACCGCCGAGATGTTCGACGCAATCCAAACCGGAGACATAGGGGCCAGTTCCGCCATGGCATCGGTCATAATCGGGGTAACCATGGTTATAAACGTCTTCTTCTCCTGGACATTGCTGAAGAAGGGAAAGGCTCGTGGATCGGAGGGAAGTGAGTTAAATGTATCTTGA